GAACGGCACCTTCCAGGCGATCACGAATTCCGGCACCGCGAAGCCCAGCAACAGTCAGACGGGTGACATCACCAATACGGGCACGCTCACGCTGGATGGCACGACAAGCAGCGGCAATGTGACACTACAATCCGGCAGTTTTACCGTCACCGCCAGTAATGCAAGCGCCAATGCCATCAACGAAAATGGCAATGGCACGCTGAATGGCACGCTGACCCTGCGTAACGCCACCGGCACCTATTCGGGCGTGTTTTCCGGCACTGGCGGGCTGGCGATTGCGGGCGGCACCCAGCTTCTGACCGGTAACAGCACCTATTCGGGCGCGACATCCATTGGCAGCGGCGCGCATCTGACGCTCGGCGATGGGGGCACATCAGGTTTTATCGGCAATACGACCGGCATCGCCAATGATGGCGAACTGACGATCAATCACAGTGACAAAGTGACGTTGCACGGGGCGATTTCAGGGGCGGGTCGGCTGAACCAGGTCGGCAGCGGCACGACCATCCTCTCAGGCAATAATAGTTACACGGGCGGCACGACAGTCGCCGCCGGCATTTTGCAGGTTGATGGTGACCAGTCCGGCGCGACAGGCGATTTGGACGTTCAGTCCGGCGCGCAACTCCATGGTAAGGGCGTTATTGGCGGCAACGTCACCATCGCTGACAATGCCACCCTCTCCCCTGGTGAAGGCACAGACAGTGTCGGCACGCTGAAAGTCAACGGCAATCTCACCCTCGCTTATAATGCGGTGCAGAACTGGAATCTGGGCCAGGCCAATGCTGAGGGCGGGCAGAATAATGACCTCGTCGCCGTCAAGGGCGATCTCGTTTTCAGCGGCACGATCAATGTCACAGGTCCCAATAAGGGATCGGAGCCTCTGGGCCAGGGGATCTACCGCATCTACACCTATGAGGGGTCGCTCTCCGGGGCCGTGCCGACCGCCAGTTATCGTGCCACCGCCAATGGCGCGGGAGAAGAAATCGGCCCGAATGGCCGCCTCGGTTCTGTCGAGACCGCGCCCGGCACGACAATGCTGCTTCAGACATCGATCGATCACCAGATCAATCTCGTCGTCAGCGACAATGTCCTGACATTCTGGGATGGTGGCGACACTGTCTCACCCGGGCCCGGCGGTATGGAAGGCAATAACACCGTCAATGGTGGCGATGGCACCTGGACGACCGATAATGGCAATTGGACGGATGTTGATGGCGGGCGCGATGGCGCATGGACGCAGGGCACGTTTGCCCTCTTCGCCGCGCAGGCGGGCACGGTCACCGTCCGGAACACGACTCACGATGGCGCCGCGTCGAACGTTCTGACGCGCGGCATGCAATTCGCGAATAATGATGGCGGCGTTTACAAAGTTACGGGCGATGACCTCTACGCCACGACCGGCACCACGACGATCCGGGTAGGCGATGGTACGCAACAAGGTGCCTCTATTTCAGCCGTCCTTGATACGGTGATTAATGACAGTCTCGTTGCGAACGGCACAAGTCTGGTGAAATCAGATGCGGGCACGCTCATCCTCACCAAAGACCAGAATTATCGCGGCGAAACATCCATCAGCAGCGGCACGCTGCAACTGGGCGATGGCGGCACGTCGGGCCGAATCACACGCAGCGCGGTCATCCATAATAACGGGAAGCTCGTCGTCAATTTCAGCGATGATCTGGCCTTGACGCAGCCCATTGATGGCAAAGGCCGTGTCGAGCAGGCTGGCTCAGGCAAAACCACGCTGAATGACCGCAATAATTACGCGGGCGGCACAGCCGTGACGCATGGCACCTTGCAGGGCACGGCGAGCAGCTTCGGCACGGGCGGCATTGATGTCGGCCAGGAGGGTCACCTGATTGTCAATCAGCAAAGCGCGGCTTCACTCGCCAATGCGCTCTCCGGCGCGGGGCGCTTCATAAAAACGGGCGCGGGCGACATCACCATCAATCGCGATAATGCCGGCTTCACCGGGCAGGTTGACGTGCAGAACGGTGGCCTTGGCATCAATGGAAACATGGCGCAGGCGCGTTTCAATGTGCAGGATGGCGGCACATTATCGGGTGCGGGCACGATCGGGGCAACGCAGATCGCGCAAGGCGGCGTTATCGCGCCCGGCAATAATAACGCCATCGGCACGCTGACAGTCAATCAGAACCTCTCCATGGCCCGCGGCACAGTTTTCCGTGCAGAGGGAAATGGGCAATCTTCCGGCACGTCGATCACGGATGGCGGAAAGACCTATGACGGCCTCAAAAGTGACCGCGTCAAAGTGGCCGGAGATGTCAGCCTCAATGGTGGGATGGTCAACTTCAATGTTGCCCGGGGCGCTGTCCTTAAAGCACGGAATGCCTACACGATATTGGAAGCGACAGGCTCCCTGTCCGGCCAGTTTGACCGGCTCGAATCCAATATCAGCGAGCAATATTTATTCCTCAAGCCCAGCCTTTTTTATGTGGGCAATCTTGTCGGGATCAAGCTTGATGGCAGCGGCGTCAGCTTTGCCGCGGTCAGCCATGCACAGAACGGGATCGCCATTGGCCGCGCGCTGGATAAGCTGCCTGAAACCAGCCCGCTTGCGCTCGCTTTCACAGGACTGAGTCAGAATGACGCGCGGGATGCGTTAAACGCTGTATCGGGTGAAATCCATGCTTCCATCGTCACCGCACTGATTGAAGACGCCTATCAGGCGCGTGAGACCGTGGCGGAACGGCTCGCCAGTGCGGAATGTGAGGGGGCTTTTTCATCCGGATCCATGCAGACCGCGACGCTGCGAGGCGACGCACCTGACCCGCGCTGCTACCGGGATCGCGTCGTTCTCTGGCATCAGGCTTATGGAAGCCTCGGGCGCAATTTCGGCAATGAAAATGTCGCGACCATGAACCACACGACAGCCGGGTTTATGATGGGGGCGGATGCGCCGATTTTTGAAACAGCGCGTATCGGCGCCCTGTTTGGCTACAGCAACTCGTCCTTTCATATTTCAAACGGACGCGCCTCGTCAGGGCACAGCAATAATCTCATGATTGGTGGTTACGGCGGCAATCATTGGGGCCACGTCAATCTGCGACTCGGTGCAACCTATAGTTGGAACCTGCTCGGCACAAACCGCACCATCCTCTTTAATGGCTATCAGGGCTCGCATCTGGATGCGGGATATCTTTCCGGCACCGCGCAGGCCTTCGGGGAAGTTGGCTATCGGATCCGTCGCCGCCGGACGATCTTTGAGCCATTCGCCG
This genomic stretch from Candidatus Kirkpatrickella diaphorinae harbors:
- a CDS encoding autotransporter domain-containing protein gives rise to the protein MIFGTYRYCYFFHTALISLSLTCLASTALAACDGTSGTVTCTGTITSTVGAGRNDSIKTLNLAEGATINTSNVSISMGTGTSSNPNVLNIGGTVQGAGIGTGPYNTGPNVIEFGGNTVVNIKSTGRIIQTGGANNGETFNPTGGNNTINNYGSIETTTSSAIWFEGSDTSTAGYGNTINNYGTIRAGTQGTGTVVGNSGNGRIVFTNNKGAVVKGNVALTTTGSYVNLVTLYNGSTVTGSIGGGGGGAILTLTGDDATDTLNNTVTGFSTVNKSGSGTWIVGAPSRLSGLASNVAVNINAGTLVLAGNESSSQTKATIASGATLQLGEGGTSGWIDYINANNGTLAFNRSDTVTYATNIAGTGNVTQIGGGTTILTANNGYTGTTTISSGTLQLGNGNTTGRIASSSAIVNNGTLAVNHSDAVSIAQSIGGSGAFTQSGTGTTTLTGANTYSGATTISRGTLALSGSGTVEASSGVHNNGTLDISNISTSSPSLKALDGTGNTILGQKTLTLTNANSTFGNNYAGIMSGTGGLIIAAGTQTLSGQNTYTGTTEVAQKVNLTLSGRVAGALNNTGTTDVKGGAVGGATDNTGTLTAENGTFQAITNSGTAKPSNSQTGDITNTGTLTLDGTTSSGNVTLQSGSFTVTASNASANAINENGNGTLNGTLTLRNATGTYSGVFSGTGGLAIAGGTQLLTGNSTYSGATSIGSGAHLTLGDGGTSGFIGNTTGIANDGELTINHSDKVTLHGAISGAGRLNQVGSGTTILSGNNSYTGGTTVAAGILQVDGDQSGATGDLDVQSGAQLHGKGVIGGNVTIADNATLSPGEGTDSVGTLKVNGNLTLAYNAVQNWNLGQANAEGGQNNDLVAVKGDLVFSGTINVTGPNKGSEPLGQGIYRIYTYEGSLSGAVPTASYRATANGAGEEIGPNGRLGSVETAPGTTMLLQTSIDHQINLVVSDNVLTFWDGGDTVSPGPGGMEGNNTVNGGDGTWTTDNGNWTDVDGGRDGAWTQGTFALFAAQAGTVTVRNTTHDGAASNVLTRGMQFANNDGGVYKVTGDDLYATTGTTTIRVGDGTQQGASISAVLDTVINDSLVANGTSLVKSDAGTLILTKDQNYRGETSISSGTLQLGDGGTSGRITRSAVIHNNGKLVVNFSDDLALTQPIDGKGRVEQAGSGKTTLNDRNNYAGGTAVTHGTLQGTASSFGTGGIDVGQEGHLIVNQQSAASLANALSGAGRFIKTGAGDITINRDNAGFTGQVDVQNGGLGINGNMAQARFNVQDGGTLSGAGTIGATQIAQGGVIAPGNNNAIGTLTVNQNLSMARGTVFRAEGNGQSSGTSITDGGKTYDGLKSDRVKVAGDVSLNGGMVNFNVARGAVLKARNAYTILEATGSLSGQFDRLESNISEQYLFLKPSLFYVGNLVGIKLDGSGVSFAAVSHAQNGIAIGRALDKLPETSPLALAFTGLSQNDARDALNAVSGEIHASIVTALIEDAYQARETVAERLASAECEGAFSSGSMQTATLRGDAPDPRCYRDRVVLWHQAYGSLGRNFGNENVATMNHTTAGFMMGADAPIFETARIGALFGYSNSSFHISNGRASSGHSNNLMIGGYGGNHWGHVNLRLGATYSWNLLGTNRTILFNGYQGSHLDAGYLSGTAQAFGEVGYRIRRRRTIFEPFAGISYVNVHNGSFREHDGPEAVTGRASTAGVTFSTFGLRSSATYHIGRAIIMPRLMIGYRHSFGPLTPHAALNFATSSDANMSVMGTGLASDVAVVDAGISLKVTDSINVGLFYLGQYGVQAIDSGIRGNLVIKF